In a single window of the Flavobacterium sp. W4I14 genome:
- a CDS encoding hypothetical protein (product_source=Hypo-rule applied; cath_funfam=2.160.20.10; cleavage_site_network=SignalP-noTM; pfam=PF13229; smart=SM00710; superfamily=51126), which translates to MILFFKKLMATMAFCLIIVTVSADDGIVSIADFVKYKRGEDATLMVREAIAYCREVKAAKLIFPKATYHFKRDFAAEKYVFMSNNDEGLKRFVFDLSGIENLEINGQGSEFILAGFVSPFLLQDSKNISFKNFSIDYVRTFHSEAKILSVDKSGMTVQFTKKFPYRLDHQSLIFTDSTGVVYPWSDLLEFDPKKKETAFMANDLWVGSNVPVKAIRPGTVKLLLPEIIGTPGNVMVFASAFRLVPAFNISNSANISFNGIDIFHCGGMGIVAQNSRDLFLDHVRVTPSPGSGRIVSITADATHFSNCSGKIVIENCLFENQKDDATNIHGIYSKITKIISPSEIEVELIHKHQFGFDYLKPELKVEFADAASIVTYANNSVKSTERINKEFTRVVFNAPISPNTKLGDVIASSEDYPEVLIRKCMIRGNRARGILLNSRGKTVVENNTFHVPGAAILFEGDASFWYEQSGVNGVMIRNNTFDNCNYGVWGNACIQVGSGIMKNVRPQSRYHKNISIVDNTFKIFDPRIINAYCVDGLIFKSNKIEKSKAYLSAFPDGKAFIIEACSNVKIDRDDNFKAVDHVKK; encoded by the coding sequence ATGATATTATTTTTTAAGAAATTAATGGCTACCATGGCTTTTTGCCTGATTATCGTCACGGTCAGTGCAGACGATGGCATTGTCAGTATCGCAGACTTTGTGAAATATAAAAGAGGCGAAGATGCTACGCTAATGGTTAGGGAGGCAATAGCCTATTGCAGGGAGGTTAAAGCTGCTAAACTGATTTTCCCAAAAGCAACCTATCATTTTAAGCGAGATTTCGCAGCCGAGAAATACGTTTTTATGAGCAATAATGATGAGGGGCTGAAACGTTTTGTTTTTGATCTTTCGGGCATCGAAAATCTTGAGATCAACGGGCAGGGTTCGGAATTTATCCTCGCAGGATTTGTAAGCCCGTTTTTGCTGCAGGATAGCAAAAACATTTCCTTTAAGAATTTTTCTATCGATTATGTGCGGACTTTTCACAGTGAGGCAAAAATTTTAAGTGTAGATAAAAGCGGGATGACCGTTCAGTTCACTAAGAAATTCCCTTATCGGTTGGATCATCAGAGCTTGATATTTACTGACAGCACAGGAGTAGTGTATCCCTGGAGCGATCTGTTGGAGTTTGATCCTAAAAAGAAGGAAACGGCTTTTATGGCCAACGATCTTTGGGTGGGCTCAAATGTTCCGGTAAAAGCAATAAGACCCGGAACCGTTAAACTTTTATTGCCAGAGATTATAGGCACGCCCGGAAATGTTATGGTATTTGCCTCAGCATTTCGGCTGGTCCCTGCTTTCAATATTTCAAATAGTGCCAATATCAGCTTTAACGGCATAGATATTTTTCATTGCGGTGGAATGGGGATTGTTGCACAGAACAGCCGCGATCTTTTTTTAGACCATGTTAGGGTAACCCCTTCGCCGGGAAGCGGCCGTATTGTAAGCATTACCGCTGATGCCACACACTTTTCAAACTGTTCGGGCAAAATTGTAATAGAAAACTGCCTTTTTGAAAATCAAAAGGACGATGCAACCAATATTCACGGCATTTATAGCAAGATCACCAAAATTATCTCTCCATCGGAAATTGAAGTAGAATTGATCCATAAACACCAGTTTGGTTTTGACTATCTCAAACCGGAGCTAAAGGTGGAGTTTGCCGATGCGGCAAGTATTGTAACTTATGCCAATAACTCTGTAAAAAGTACAGAAAGAATAAACAAGGAATTTACCAGAGTGGTTTTTAACGCTCCGATTTCGCCTAATACGAAATTAGGAGACGTAATTGCCAGTTCCGAAGATTATCCGGAGGTTTTGATCAGGAAATGCATGATCCGTGGGAACCGGGCACGGGGGATTTTGTTAAACTCGCGGGGTAAAACAGTGGTGGAGAACAATACTTTCCATGTACCGGGAGCGGCCATTTTGTTTGAGGGTGATGCGAGCTTTTGGTATGAGCAATCCGGAGTAAACGGTGTGATGATCAGGAACAATACCTTTGATAACTGCAACTATGGCGTGTGGGGAAACGCCTGTATCCAGGTCGGTTCAGGAATTATGAAAAATGTCCGTCCGCAAAGCCGCTATCATAAAAATATAAGCATTGTAGACAATACTTTCAAGATTTTTGATCCAAGGATCATCAATGCATACTGTGTGGACGGACTTATTTTCAAGAGCAACAAAATAGAAAAAAGTAAAGCTTACCTTTCAGCTTTTCCGGATGGTAAAGCTTTTATAATCGAGGCCTGCTCAAATGTGAAGATTGATAGGGATGATAATTTTAAAGCTGTGGATCATGTTAAAAAGTAA
- a CDS encoding arylsulfatase A-like enzyme (product_source=COG3119; cath_funfam=3.40.720.10; cleavage_site_network=SignalP-noTM; cog=COG3119; pfam=PF00884; superfamily=53649), with protein MLKSNYIQRIMLIGICMMAILCASAQQRKPNIIIIYADDLGYGDLSCYGADKINTPNIDALAEKGLRFTNAHASSSTCTPSRFSMLTGKYAWRQKGTGIADGDAPLIIPKEILTLPAMLKNAGYRTAVVGKWHLGLGGKSGPDWNSELKPGPLEIGFDYSFIIPATADRVPCVFVENHRVVGWHVQDPIEVNYHHKIGNDPTGYENPEKVKIKADDQHNKTIIDSISRIGYMSGGKKARWLDGDIAQTLENKAMNFIDLNSNRPFFLYLATHDIHVPRSPNSRFLGKSKMGLRGDAILQLDWIVGELIAHLKAKGLFENTMIIFSSDNGPVLADGYQDEAVLKSVGHHPAGQFRGGKYSPFEGGTRIPFIVHWQGHVRPDSSSLLISQVDLFASLAKLTGQKLGKGDAQDSYNLLGTLLGNARLQRKDLVEHAMNNSLSLIYKNWKYVEDGKELYDLSTDPSESKNLATAQPEMQLKMVARLEKIKKSNQHKHSPIKQ; from the coding sequence ATGTTAAAAAGTAACTATATCCAACGAATCATGCTCATTGGTATCTGCATGATGGCCATTTTATGTGCCAGCGCGCAGCAAAGAAAACCAAATATCATTATTATTTATGCCGATGATCTGGGTTACGGGGATCTGAGCTGTTATGGAGCGGATAAAATCAATACACCCAATATTGATGCCCTGGCAGAGAAGGGACTTCGCTTTACCAATGCACATGCGAGTTCTTCTACCTGTACCCCATCCCGTTTTTCGATGCTGACCGGTAAGTACGCCTGGAGACAAAAAGGGACAGGGATTGCTGACGGAGATGCACCATTGATTATTCCCAAGGAGATACTGACATTACCTGCGATGCTTAAAAATGCGGGATACAGGACGGCTGTCGTGGGTAAATGGCATCTTGGTCTTGGAGGGAAAAGCGGCCCTGACTGGAACAGTGAGTTAAAGCCAGGGCCTTTAGAAATCGGCTTTGATTACAGTTTCATTATTCCGGCTACAGCTGACCGTGTTCCCTGCGTTTTTGTAGAAAACCATAGAGTCGTGGGATGGCATGTTCAAGACCCTATTGAGGTAAATTACCACCATAAAATCGGTAACGACCCGACCGGTTATGAAAATCCTGAGAAAGTAAAAATCAAGGCTGATGATCAGCATAATAAAACCATCATTGACAGTATCAGTCGGATCGGCTATATGTCAGGCGGAAAAAAAGCAAGATGGCTTGATGGGGATATTGCCCAAACACTGGAAAACAAGGCGATGAATTTTATTGACTTGAATAGCAACAGGCCGTTTTTTCTATACCTCGCTACACACGATATACATGTGCCGCGTTCACCCAACAGCAGGTTTTTAGGTAAAAGCAAAATGGGGCTAAGAGGGGATGCCATTTTACAGCTCGATTGGATTGTGGGCGAATTAATAGCGCATTTAAAAGCCAAAGGCTTATTTGAAAATACGATGATCATTTTCAGTAGCGACAATGGTCCTGTTCTTGCAGATGGTTATCAGGATGAAGCTGTTCTTAAATCTGTTGGGCACCATCCTGCTGGTCAGTTCAGAGGTGGAAAGTATAGTCCCTTTGAAGGCGGAACACGAATTCCTTTTATTGTCCACTGGCAAGGCCATGTGCGGCCAGACAGCTCCTCATTATTGATCAGTCAGGTCGATCTTTTTGCTTCTTTAGCAAAACTTACAGGTCAAAAACTTGGTAAAGGGGATGCTCAGGACAGTTATAATTTGCTTGGGACTTTGCTGGGAAATGCCAGGCTACAAAGGAAAGACCTGGTAGAACATGCGATGAACAATAGCCTTTCACTGATTTATAAAAACTGGAAATATGTGGAAGATGGAAAAGAACTTTATGATCTAAGTACTGATCCCTCAGAAAGCAAAAACCTGGCCACAGCACAACCAGAAATGCAATTAAAAATGGTAGCCAGATTAGAAAAAATAAAAAAAAGTAATCAGCATAAGCATTCACCAATTAAACAATGA
- a CDS encoding gliding motility-associated-like protein (product_source=TIGR04131; cath_funfam=2.160.20.10,2.60.40.10; cleavage_site_network=SignalP-TM; pfam=PF13385,PF13585,PF17957; superfamily=49899,51126; tigrfam=TIGR04131), with protein MRFIYIRLILFTGLMGFLLPIHAQDITTGLDAWYKFDYQPGDTYIKDYSGNSRHIGAIKAGQQQAFGTDFQWNVEQVKGNNMSTVYFPTGRDGGVMLSNAAGNSWLGAAGSAARTFCAWVKIDAGSDDNTGRILFAYGDDSQPGGRFEIDLKGHQIEFENAANTGGNGWKNRSIAALNNTDHPQGQWLHLALVYDGIGDRKTGVKLYVNGKSLPLTPVNNNADFSISTVTQYAPEIGNFMVKMAIADMRVYNRALTKADINVLCPDDTPVDPPFSNARLRALINEAMENHATTITIPPGTYTGTVPGNEFISINGVNNLKIIADGVTMVCGTKKRAVSISDCNNVTLQGLKIDYNPLTFTQGDIIATGTGYVDIKIHKGYEVKAYNRIDIVDPATRFRKKGNVFLWGSTAAVIGDSIVRVSQSALPGIAVVGDMASLSTANESGSENAIVLGENRGGIKLQKVTVYAAPGFGIFEVGGAGGTILDSCKVVPGPLPAGAVQERLLSASWDAIQHKLMRVGPTVEHCEVKDAGDDTWSVTWDGEYVVNSVSGSTLGLSRSTLVVGDTLRSTVNTDFAVVTGKTGSNVTLDRASPWAVGAKLYSLDRRCEHFVLRGNNFRSSGRVLIKAGHGIIENNIIDTGHSGVTVNTEIGAGLSRISNLIIKNNIIRSTGFFNPAPWSNQAGSISIVDGAGYDLSPAGVFDQIVIEGNTLEDINGVNLVVSSASNVSIKENKFYRTGLTVPNGTGAQYSIGQNTVAYLKNLKNIVLDSNEVIDQGLTKLMDSAKLENFSKLRRGIFIRSEQLMAVSLSVTAPSANLKFKAGADIPLEANVTSNVQISKVEFFKGADKLGEVTKAPYIFNWMKVAKGSYQVTAKAIGEDQVTAVSQQISISVADQPVLESMDKPALNPRNLLSPNGDGKNDYWEIENIAQYPELKVTVFNRQGQQILSAKSFERWDGTVNGSPAPTGLYFYSISENDRTIKTGSITLIR; from the coding sequence ATGAGATTTATTTACATTAGGCTAATCCTGTTTACAGGGTTAATGGGATTTCTATTGCCTATCCATGCCCAGGATATTACCACAGGCCTCGATGCCTGGTACAAGTTTGATTATCAGCCCGGCGATACTTATATAAAAGATTATTCTGGGAACAGCCGACATATTGGGGCGATAAAGGCCGGACAGCAACAAGCGTTCGGAACAGATTTTCAATGGAATGTAGAGCAGGTAAAAGGCAATAACATGAGCACTGTTTACTTTCCTACGGGAAGAGATGGTGGGGTAATGTTATCCAACGCGGCAGGTAATTCCTGGTTGGGTGCTGCGGGATCTGCTGCAAGGACATTTTGTGCCTGGGTTAAGATCGATGCGGGTTCTGATGACAATACTGGGCGTATCCTGTTTGCCTACGGCGACGATAGCCAGCCGGGCGGCCGGTTCGAGATCGACCTGAAGGGCCACCAGATCGAGTTTGAAAATGCGGCCAATACAGGTGGAAATGGTTGGAAGAACAGAAGTATTGCGGCTTTGAACAATACCGACCACCCACAAGGGCAGTGGCTGCATTTGGCGCTGGTATATGACGGGATAGGCGACCGCAAAACAGGTGTAAAACTCTATGTAAACGGAAAATCTTTACCGCTCACGCCGGTTAACAATAATGCTGACTTTTCCATTAGCACGGTTACCCAGTATGCACCGGAAATCGGAAATTTTATGGTGAAAATGGCCATTGCCGATATGCGCGTTTACAACAGGGCCCTCACCAAAGCAGATATCAATGTCCTGTGTCCTGACGATACCCCTGTGGATCCGCCATTTTCCAATGCCCGGCTGAGGGCACTCATTAACGAGGCTATGGAAAACCATGCAACAACTATCACCATTCCCCCAGGTACCTATACAGGAACGGTTCCTGGAAATGAATTTATTTCTATAAATGGGGTGAACAATCTGAAAATTATTGCGGATGGGGTAACCATGGTCTGTGGTACCAAAAAGCGTGCGGTAAGCATATCAGACTGCAACAATGTTACCTTACAGGGCTTAAAAATCGACTATAATCCATTAACCTTTACACAGGGCGATATTATTGCAACGGGTACGGGCTACGTAGATATCAAAATCCACAAAGGCTATGAGGTAAAGGCTTATAACCGGATAGATATTGTTGATCCCGCAACCAGGTTCAGGAAAAAAGGAAACGTATTTTTGTGGGGCTCAACAGCAGCGGTCATCGGTGATTCAATTGTTAGGGTAAGTCAATCAGCCCTGCCGGGCATTGCAGTAGTTGGTGACATGGCAAGTCTGAGTACTGCAAATGAATCGGGTTCCGAGAATGCGATAGTTCTTGGAGAAAACAGGGGAGGGATTAAGCTACAGAAGGTAACGGTTTATGCGGCGCCGGGTTTTGGTATATTCGAGGTGGGCGGTGCCGGTGGGACCATTTTAGACAGTTGTAAAGTTGTACCGGGTCCACTTCCCGCCGGAGCAGTACAAGAACGTTTGTTATCGGCTTCCTGGGATGCCATTCAGCATAAACTCATGCGCGTAGGGCCAACAGTTGAACATTGCGAAGTGAAGGATGCAGGTGATGATACATGGAGCGTCACCTGGGACGGCGAATATGTGGTTAACAGCGTGTCTGGAAGTACACTTGGCCTTTCGCGCAGCACATTGGTAGTAGGTGATACGCTCCGTTCAACGGTAAATACAGATTTTGCGGTGGTTACAGGTAAAACCGGTTCAAACGTGACTTTGGATAGGGCCTCTCCATGGGCAGTAGGTGCCAAACTTTATTCTTTAGATCGGCGATGTGAGCATTTCGTACTCCGCGGCAATAACTTTAGGAGTTCCGGAAGGGTACTGATCAAGGCCGGCCACGGTATAATAGAGAATAATATAATCGATACTGGGCATAGTGGGGTAACCGTAAATACCGAAATTGGCGCTGGACTGTCCAGGATATCCAACCTCATTATCAAAAATAACATTATCCGCTCTACAGGATTTTTCAATCCTGCACCCTGGAGCAATCAGGCGGGCTCGATTTCTATCGTCGATGGCGCGGGGTATGATCTTTCGCCGGCTGGCGTGTTTGACCAAATCGTGATTGAGGGAAATACGCTGGAAGACATCAATGGCGTAAATCTGGTGGTTTCGTCGGCAAGCAATGTAAGCATAAAAGAAAATAAATTCTATAGAACGGGATTAACCGTCCCCAATGGAACAGGGGCACAGTATAGCATCGGGCAGAATACAGTTGCTTATCTTAAAAACTTAAAGAATATCGTGCTGGACAGCAACGAAGTTATCGATCAGGGGCTGACCAAACTGATGGATTCTGCTAAGCTGGAAAATTTTTCAAAACTGAGAAGAGGGATTTTTATCCGATCGGAACAGCTCATGGCAGTCTCGCTCTCCGTAACTGCTCCGTCAGCAAATCTAAAATTTAAAGCTGGCGCAGATATTCCACTGGAGGCAAATGTTACCAGCAATGTGCAAATCTCAAAAGTTGAATTTTTTAAGGGAGCAGACAAACTTGGGGAGGTCACAAAAGCACCGTATATATTCAATTGGATGAAAGTGGCGAAAGGAAGTTACCAAGTTACAGCCAAAGCCATCGGTGAGGATCAAGTTACAGCTGTATCCCAGCAGATCAGCATTTCGGTAGCAGATCAACCGGTTTTGGAAAGCATGGATAAGCCGGCACTAAATCCACGCAATCTCTTATCACCAAATGGAGATGGAAAAAATGACTATTGGGAAATTGAAAATATCGCGCAATATCCTGAATTGAAAGTCACTGTTTTTAACAGGCAGGGGCAGCAGATTTTAAGTGCAAAATCTTTTGAGAGATGGGACGGAACCGTTAATGGGTCGCCTGCTCCAACAGGGCTTTATTTTTACTCGATCAGTGAAAACGACAGAACAATCAAAACCGGCAGTATTACCCTTATCCGATAA
- a CDS encoding type IX secretion system PorP/SprF family membrane protein (product_source=TIGR03519; cleavage_site_network=SignalP-noTM; pfam=PF11751; superfamily=56925; tigrfam=TIGR03519), producing the protein MKKYLFTVLILALLGFKCFSQQGTSYSHFYNHPFMYNPAFAGSEDYGQITAVSRMQWAGADRAVSSAFVTAELPLRKNISIGARFYSDKQGMISNTSGLLTLAYHLPLNSSSKLSFGISAGASRYNISSTNLNVSSADDPAIGSEQNNSGGFDGDFGVNYKFKNLNIGVALPSLFKSYGTSNSLNQNKGQMVLLSAAYKISTSFVFIEPQVIYRNKNELMGKTEMMLTLYFKQHFWAGSLYRFDYGPAFYGGFKINPHFKLGYAYETSPTGGKSSISGTHEIFLSYQFAKKSF; encoded by the coding sequence ATGAAGAAATATTTATTTACAGTGCTGATACTTGCCTTACTGGGCTTTAAATGCTTTTCACAACAGGGCACCTCATACAGTCATTTTTATAACCATCCATTTATGTATAACCCTGCTTTTGCAGGCTCAGAAGATTATGGTCAGATCACCGCTGTTTCGCGTATGCAATGGGCAGGTGCAGACCGGGCGGTTTCTTCTGCTTTCGTAACTGCTGAATTACCATTAAGGAAAAATATTTCCATTGGGGCACGGTTTTACAGTGATAAACAGGGAATGATCAGTAATACCTCAGGGCTGCTCACTTTGGCTTATCACCTGCCCCTGAACAGCAGCTCGAAGCTGAGTTTTGGTATTTCGGCCGGAGCATCAAGATATAATATCAGCTCCACCAATCTGAATGTTTCCAGCGCTGATGATCCTGCAATCGGAAGCGAGCAGAATAACAGCGGAGGTTTTGATGGAGATTTTGGTGTAAACTATAAATTTAAGAACCTCAATATCGGCGTTGCGTTGCCCTCCCTTTTTAAGTCATATGGCACTAGTAACAGTTTGAATCAAAATAAAGGCCAGATGGTACTGCTGTCTGCCGCTTATAAAATTAGCACCAGTTTCGTATTTATTGAGCCCCAGGTTATTTACAGGAATAAAAATGAGCTCATGGGGAAAACAGAGATGATGCTGACGCTATATTTTAAACAGCACTTCTGGGCAGGTAGTCTTTACCGATTTGATTACGGACCAGCTTTTTATGGTGGCTTTAAGATCAATCCACATTTTAAGTTGGGTTACGCTTATGAAACAAGTCCCACCGGGGGCAAGTCATCAATAAGTGGGACACATGAGATTTTTTTAAGCTATCAGTTCGCTAAAAAAAGCTTCTGA